Genomic DNA from alpha proteobacterium U9-1i:
ATCCCAGCGATCATCATTCCGGGCAGCTGCGCCCGGAACGGTTTGGCGACGTCGCGCAGGAACTCGACCGCGCGCATCTGCATGTCCGCAAGCGCGGCGCCGTCGAGGCCAAGCTTTCGCCCCCAATCCGGGCTCGCGCGATAATCGAGCCCACCCATCAGCGCCACGAATTGATGCCGCGTCGCCACCTCCAGATAGCGCTCGTACATGGCCCGCAAATCCGCCACGGCTCGCGGATTATCGAGCAGCGGAAACATAGCGAACTCGGGCAGATCGTGACCATGCTTGTACATGATCTCCGTCTCCTGCCCGCCCTCGGTCAGATACCAAACCCCTGCGCGCTGCGTCGGAAAACCAGCCATATCAGGCCGCGACCTGCCCAGCCGCGCGCGTGGCGATGGCGTCGCGCCAGCGTTTTAGGTGCGGCAGGTCATCGCCGGGGCGCCAGCGGTTCATTTTGGCGAAGTCGACGCCGCACACGGCGGTGATGTCCGCAATGGTGAAGCGGTCGCCGGCGATCCATTCGCGGCTCGCCAATTCCGAGTTCAACCATTTCGCCATGCGCATCGCTTGGCCTTGATTGAAGCTCGCGACCTCGGCGGTCTGATTGCGCTCCACCGCCGCCAGCATCGGATTGCCGTGGCGCACCCACATCATCAGCGGCACCGAGAACAGCAGCTCCATGCGCCGATCCCACATCTCGATATGCGCGCGCTCGAACGCATCGACACCCATCAGGTTCGGATCGGGGATCAACGCCTCGATGTACGTGCAGATGGCCCGGCTCTCGGTGAGGCAACGCCCGTCATCGAGCTCCAGCACCGGAATTTGCGAGAGCGGGCTCTTCGCTTTGAACGCGTCAGTGCGATGCTGGCCCTCCTGCAGATTGATGCTCACCGTTTCGATGCTGGAAATGCTCTTCTCGGCGATGAACATGATCACCCGCCGCGGATTGGGCGCGTAAGGCGCGATGTAGAGTTTCATTGCGCCGTCCCAAACACGCCCGCCGGCAGCGCCGCCACCACGGACGCGGTCATCAATGTCGCCATGAAGCCCGGCAGCAGCGCCCGCCACGCCAAGCTCAAAATCTCATCGCGCCGCTCCGGCATCAACGCCGTGAACCCGCCCGACAAAATCCCGATCGACGCCACGTTCGCGAACCCGCACACCGCATACGTCAAAATCATCCGCGAGCGGTCAGCGATCGCGCCTACTGGCACTTGGCCCAAATCGATGAACGCCACGAATTCCGTCAGGAACAATTTCGTGCCGAGAATGCGGCCCGCCGTTTGCGCGTCCTCCCATGGAATGCCGATGCCATAGGCCACCGGCGCGAACGCGTAGCCGAACAAGGATTGCAGCGTCACCGGCTCGCCATTAATCGGCGGCGCGAACGCCAGCATGTTGTTGACGATCCACACTAGCGACACGAACGCGATCAGAAACGCCGCAACGTTGACGACCACCATCGTCCCGTCATGCACGCCGCGCGCGATCGCATCCATGGTGCCGGAATATTTGAGGTCCGAGGTATAATCCTGGCTCTTGATGCGCCCCGGCTCCTCCGGGATCATCACTTGCGCCAGCAGCACGCCCGCCGGCGCCGAGATGATCGACGCCACCAAAACGTGGCCGGCCGCGTTCGGCAGCACGTCGCCCAGGATCAGCACATACGCCACCATGGTCGAGCCCGACACGTTGGCGAGCCCCACGCACATGAGCGTGAACAATTCCGCGCGCGTGAGCTTCGAGAGATACGCGCGCACAACCATCGCGCTCTCGATCATGCCCATGAAGATGTTGGCCGACACCGCGAACGCGAGCTGACCGCTCAGGCCCAGCACGCGCGAGAACACACGCCCGAACAATTCCGTGATGACGCGCAAAATGCCCCAATGCCACAGCACCGCCGCGAGCGTGCAGATCACCAGGATCACCGGCAGCACCCGGAAGCCAAAAATGAACGGCGCCTGCTGGCCTTCGGCGATCGCATAAGGTTGCGGCCCGCCGGCCAGGAACCCGAACACGAATTGCGCGCCATGCGATGTGGCGTCCGCCAAGCCGCTGATCACGTAGCCGATGCTGCCCAGCGCTCCCCGCGTCGCCGGCACCGCGAACAACAACAGCACCAGGCCCGCCTGTAGCCCCAGCGCGCCCAGCACCATCAGGATCGGAAACCGCTTTTTGTTCTCCGAGAGCAGCCAGGCGATGAAGATAATCACCACGATCGCCAGCAGGCTGCGCGCGTTCTCAAGCGAATAGGTCAAAAGCCCAACCCCCGATTTCCCTGCGCACATGGTTGCGGCGAGGCGGCGGCGGATGCAAGCGCCCGGCGACATTTACGTGACGCATCGTCAGCTTGACCGCCGAGGCGGCAGCCGCCATTCGGTCCGCCTCGCATTCAGAAGGGCGCGTTCATGTCGCAAATCCGCTTCGACGATCAGGTCGTCATCGTCACCGGCGCCGGCGGCGGCTTGGGCCGCGCCCACGCGCTCGAATTCGCCCGGCGCGGCGCCAAAGTGGTGGTGAACGACCTCGGGGGTTCGCTGGACGGCTCAGGCGGCGGCTCGCCGTCGGCCGAAGCAGTGGTCGCAGAGATCAAGGCCGCCGGCGGCGAGGCCATCGCCGACGGCGCCAGCGTCACCGACGACAAAGGCGTCGCCAATCTTGTGCAGCGCACGATGGACCAATGGGGCCGCATCGACATCCTCATCGCCAATGCCGGCATCCTCCGCGACAAGAGCTTCTCCAAGATGGAGATCGCCGATTTCGAAGTGGTGATGAACGTGCACCTGATGGGCACGGTGAAACCCACCAAAGCCGTCTGGGAAATCATGAAGGCCCAGAATTACGGCCGCATCGTCGTCACCACCTCATCAACCGGCCTCTACGGCAATTTCGGCCAGGCCAATTACGGCGCCGCGAAACTCTCGCTCGTCGGCTTCATGAACACGATGAAGCTTGAGGGATCGAAGAACGACATCCGCGTCAACGCCATCTCGCCGGTCGCCGCCACACGCATGACCGAAAACCTGATGCCGCCGCAGATGCTCGACGCGCTGAAGCCTGAGTTCGTCACGCCCGGCGTCATCCACCTCGCCTCGCGCGACGCGCCCAATGGCGCCATCCTTACCGCCGGCGCCGGCGTCTTTGCGCTCACGCAGATCTACGAGACCGACGGCATCGCCATCCCCACCGCCTCGCTCACCGCCGAAGCCGTGCGCGACAGCTGGGCCAAGATCAGCGACCCCACCGGCCACGAAGCCTACAGCGCCGGCGGCGGCCAAACGCAAAAATTCATGCGCAAACTCAGCGGCGGTTGATTTCCGCTCTTGGCCCAAAGCAGAACTGGACGACGACGGCGCGTCGGCTGCATCCCCGGTCTTGAACTGATCAGACTGTCTGGTTCGTGTTGTGAGGCTTCGTTTCTTCAGTTAGCCGTTGCGTCCGCCAACCCGGAGCGCAGCTATGACTGACCTGCCCGCAGACAATTTGACCATGCTGACGCTCGTGAAGGAGGTCGGCGAGCTTGAGATATCGCTGGTGCGCCAGCCTATGCCGCAGCCGCGCGACCACGAAGTGCTCGTCAAGGTGCTGGCGACCCCGATCAATCCCTCCGATCTCGGTCTCTTGGTCGGCGCCGCTGATGTGCGCACGGCCCGCGCGTCTTCGCGCGATGGGCTGCCCGTTATCGTCGCTGACATTTCGCCCGCCGGCATGCGTGCAATGGCGGGTCGGGTTGGCGAGGCGATGCCGATTGGCAACGAGGGCTGTGGCACAGTCGTGAAGGCGGGCGCCGCGCCAGAGGCTCAAGCGCTGCTTGGCAAGACTGTCGCGCTCCTCGGCGGCGGCATGTACGCGCAATACCGCTGCCTGCCTGCGGCAATGTGCATGGAGCTTCCCGCAGGCGTCGATCCTGCGGACGGCGCCTCGTGTTTTGTCAATCCGCTTACATCGCTCGCATTCACCGAGGTCATGCGCCGTGATGGACACACGGCGCTCGTACACACTGCGGCCGCGTCCAACCTCGGGCAGATGTTGGTCAAGATCTGCGCAAAGGACGCCATCCCATTGGTCAACATCGTACGCAGCGCTGAGCAGGTGGCGCTCTTGAAGGGAATTGGTGCAAACTACGTACTCGACTCAACATCGGACTCGTTCGTTGAGGACTTGATCTCGGCGCTGACAGAAACGGGCGCCACACTTGGTTTCGACGCCATCGGCGGAGGCAAGCTCGCGGGCCAAATCCTTGGAGCCATGGAGGCAGCTGCTACGAAGCGTATGGCCACGTATAGCCGCTATGGCTCTGACACGTTCAAGCATGTGTACATCTATGGCGGCCTCGATATGAACCCGACGACGCTCACACGGGGTTTTGGCTTCTCATGGTCGCTGTCCGGCTTCTTGCTTACGCCGTTCATGGCCAAGGCTGAGCCCCAGGTCGTGGCGCGCATGCGCAAGCGTGTGGTTGATGAACTGACAACGACGTTCAAGAGCCATTATAGTCACCAAATCTCGCTCGCGGAGGCGCTCGATCCAACTGTACTCGCGGCCTTCAATGCGAAGCGGACCGGCGAGAAGTATTTGATCAGACCGTAGCGACGTTGCGGGCCCCTCTCGATGCCAATGGCGGCAATCGGCGAAATGCGGACGTCACACCTCTCCCCCGCGAGGGGGAGAGGTCGGTCGCGACAGCGACCGGGTGAGGGGGCGCGGCACATCCCCAAACGCACCCCTCATCCGTCGGCTTCGCCGACACCTTCTCACCTAATCAGGGGAGAAGGTAGAAAACGGGGATAAGCAGCGCTCTATCCCCGCCGAAACCAGCTCCACGCCTTGAAACCTAAGCGCTACGCCAAAAACAATCCGACCGATCCTGCGCGCGCTTACACTCGGGCGCTCAACATGAAACGGCCCATCGCCCCACCGATCACACACCACCGCCTCGCCCGACTCAGCGTCTGGGCGGGGCTTTGGCTTGTGTGGGCGGGCGCGTTTCTCGCGGGGCTCCGCTGCGGCTTCCGCAAAAGCCGCACCCTCGACGCGCCACGCCATCACATCGCGCAAATGACGCGCTTCGTAATCGTTCTGCTGATGATGCGCGCAACGCCGCTGGTGAAACACATCCAACGCCGCCCGCGCGCCTACGGCCCAAACGCCTACCGCACCGGCGGCCGCTGGCGCGCCGATGTCGGCGTCGCGCTGCGCAAACAATTTCGCGCGCCCACCTTGCTCGGCCGCATCGCCAAACTCAGCGACGCTTTGCGTCATCCGGAAAAATATCTGCGCGCCATCGCCCAGCGCATCACGCGCAACTTGACCAAACGCACGCGCCTATATGCGCTCACATTTGTCGTCGCAGCGATGAGTGCGCAGCACACGCTGACGCCCCTCCTGCTCGACAGCACATAAGATCACGCGCCCAGCCTCCTCCTCGATGGAGGAGGCGCCGCGAAGCGGCGGAGGAGGTGTGCGCGCGACGACGACGATGAGCCTCATGTGGCTCATCTCGAAACGTTAGCGGGCCTCACTCTCCCCGCGCTCCTCCGCCATGGAGGGCGGAAAGCTCAACTCTCTCAAACGCCGCGCCGAGCCCCGCTCCGCGCGGGCGCCGGCGCACGCGTCAGATGAACACGCGGCAATGCCAGCACCGTTTAGGCAAATCCACCCAAAGCGACGGCCAATAGCGGTCGTCCATGCCCCTGATTCCGTGTGCGTGGCGCCACACTACCACCGCGGATGCGAGCCATCCGCCCGTTCGCGTCGCTCCGACCCGCCCCAGCGTCTAAAAATCCCGGATGACAGCGACCCTTCTCCTGATCGCCGCCGTCCAACTCGTCGCCTTTGGCGTCGGCTTCGCGCTGCTGTGGCGCAAGCTCGGGCGAACCGAGAATGAACTTCTTCGGCTCCGGCGCGTTGTCGAATCCATGGAGTTGGATCGGGCTGTGCCCAAACGTAGTCGCGCCAAGGCCGAAGCCGCGCTTGCGGTCGGAGGCCAAGCGCGTGCGCGGGCGCCTGAACCAGACGTCGATCTCGAATGGCGCGCGCCTGTTTCGCGCCTCCGGCCCGAGACACCTCCGCTTGTGGTTGTCGATGATCACGACGAAGAGCCGTCCTGGTTCAATCCCGCCCGCCAATTCATCGCCATCGCCGTGGCGCTTGCCGCGTTGCCGCTCGCGGGCCTGCCCTTCGGCCTCACACTCGCTGAACTGACGCCCGCGGGCCTCTTGATCGCCGCCGCGCTGGCGTTCGCGGGACTGCGCGAGGATTGGAACGCCGCCGCCTGGGTCGCCGCCGCCGCCGGCATAGGTTGGGCGGCCGCCGCATTGACAACCGGCGATGCACTCGTCGCGCCCGCACTCTTTTCCGCCAGCGCCGCCCTCGCTGGCGCCGGCGGCCTCACCCACCTCGTTTTGCGTGAAAGCCAACGCGGCGCGGTGCTCGCTGCAGGCATGAGCGTAGCGCTCCTTTGGCTGTGCGCCATTGCGGGCGTGATCGGCCCAGCCGGCCTAGCGCTCGCGTCCCTGATTATAGCTTCCGCCCTTCTCGGCGCGCGCAAATTGCGCTTTGAGCCGATGCTCCACGCCGCCTTCGCCGCCGCAGGCGTCGCGCTCTTTGTGCTGAGCGCGCAAGAGAGCGCCGCGATCTGGTTCACTCCGGCCGCGGCGCTTGCCGGCATGCTCTTCCTCGCCATCGCTTTCGTGCGCGTGCCACAACTCGGCGCCCGTGGCGGATCCGTCGCCGGCGCCGGCGCGGCAGCTTCGATGTTCGCTGTCGGCGCGCTTTATGTGTCCCAGCACGGCCTCGCCAATCCTTGGGCCGCCAGCGCGGGTTTCGTCGCCCTCGCCGGCGCATTCGGCGGCATCATCGCGCTCGCCGCGCAGCGCCGCGGCCGCGACGTTCAACGTTTGAAGCTCACGCTCTGGGTGCTGGGCTTCAGCGCCTTCGCAGCGCTCGCCTCGGCCATTTTTATCGTCGCCCCGCCGCCGCTGGCCGCCACCTTGATGGCCGCGCTCGCCTTGGGTTTCGCCGCGCTCGATTTGCGCGTGCCCACGCTCGCTTGGCGCGCAGCGGCCATCGCTTCGCTTGTCGTCGCGGCGCTCGCCGCCTCAACCAGCGCGCAAAGTTTCGCCAGCGCATTTCCGATCTGGCCACGCTGGGCGCTCTTGATCGCCGCGTTCGCCGCACCGGCGGCCTTGGCCGCCGCCGCCGCGTACCTCGCCCGCCCCCGCGCGCGACTCTCGGCGGACGTCTACGAAACCTTCGCCATCCTAGGCGCCATCGGCGCCGGCGCCCTTGCCCTGAGGCTCGCGTTCACGGCCGCGACGCCCGAAATGCTGACACTCAGCTTTCTCGAAGCAGGCGCGCAGATCGCGTTGCTGTCCCTGGCGGCGTTGGCCTTGGCCGCCAACAATCGGCGCGAATTGGGCGGCCTCGCCTTCGTGCTGGCGTTGGCGCTTGGCGCTGTCGCCAGCACGTTTTGGCTGACGCCGCATTGGCTTGAGCAACCGCTCGCAACGCTCGCGCCCTACGGCTTCGCACTGATGGCCGCGCCGCTTTGGGCGCATTGGGCGTTCTGGCGCAGCCGCGCCGCCCACACCCGCACCCGCGTCTCCTTCAGCGCCGCGGCACTCGCCAGCGCGGCTTTCGTCACATTGGAAATCGTCAACGCGCGCGACGCCATTGCAACGCCGGGCGTGGATTGGCTCACCGTCGGCGCATCATCGCTCGCGTTTGCGATCGCCCTCGGCGGATCATTCGCGCCGCACGTTGTGAGCAGCGCCAGACCGCGCTACCTGCGCCGGCGCTAGCTGCCCCAGCAGGCGTAAGCCACTTCGCGCATCTTCACGGCGCTGCCGGCGAGATACGTGTTGGTCTGGCCGTTCACCGTGACGGACAAACGATCGCTCTCCTGCACGCCAGCCAGGATGGGCGGGCGCTGCGGCAGGTTCACGCTCACGGTCGCATTGCGTCCACGCCCGGCAGTCGTCGCCGGCACGTTGATCGTGAGATTGCCGATCGCCACCGCCGCTGTCGTCGCGCGCCGCGCGTTGCGGCCAAAGCCATAATCCGTCACCACGATATCGCCTTCCGGCGGACGGCACGTCAGCGTTGCAGTGGTGCGCCCGCGATCGTCGCGCTGTGTGGCGGTGGCCACGCCATCGACGTACGCGTAGGTCCAGCCCGGCCCTTGTTGCGCGACGCTCGCGGATGGCAGCGCAAGCGCGCTGATGGCAAAGGCGGCAGCGGCCAGAAGGCGCATCGGTCAGTCTCCACGTTCAGGCTGAATTCGGTGGAGGCCGTCTAGCACAAACCGGGCGGGCGCAACCTTGCTTTTCAGCAGCCGAGCCGCACCGCACCTTGCTCGAGGTCGAGCAAAAACTTCTTTCGTTCCAAGCCGCCGCCGAAACCAGTGAGGCTGCCGCTGGCGCCGATCACCCGGTGGCACGGCACAATAATGGGGATGGGGTTCTTGCCGTTGGCTAACCCAACCGCGCGCGAAGCCTTGGGCGAACCGATCGCCTGGGCCTGCTGGCCGTAGCTGCGCGTGGCGCCGTATGGAATTTTCCGAAGCGCCATCCACACCTGCTGCTGGAACGGCGTACCGCGCGGCGCCAGCGCCACGCCGAACGCCTTCAGCTTGCCGGCGAAATACGCATCGAGTTCGCGCCGGGCTTGGGCGATGATTTTATCATCGCCACGCGGCGCCGGTTCGAGCGGATACTTCGGCTCCTCGAACTCAATTCCGGTGAGCGCTGCGCCATCGGAATAGAGTGTCAGTTCGCCAACCGGACTTTGATGGACCGCCGAGATCATGTCCGCATTCCCTTCTTCACGGCGCGCCGCCACAGCCGGATCGCGGCGTAAGCGCGCCAGGGTTTCAAATGCTCAAGCGTCTCACCCTTGCGGCCGAGCGCATTGATGAGAGCAATATCAGTCGCTGGATACGCATCTGGATCGCCGAGCGCGCGCAGCGCCACGTACTCAACCGTCCACGGCCCTATTCCGGCGATGGCCGCCAATGCCGCACGCCCAGGCGCAATCGCGCCGCGCGCCAGCGGCAAACGCCCGTCCACCGAAGCAACCGCCAAACGGTGCAACGTCTCCGCCCGCTTCATTGGCAGGCCGATGGTGGCGATCTCGCGTGCACCTGCTTCGGCCAATCGCGCTGCACTTGGAAATAGTCGGTCGAGGCCGTCTGTCGTGCGCTCAAAAGATGCGCCGAATTTTGTCACTAAGCGCTCCGTCAATGTGCGCGCGCCAGCTACCGTTACCTGTTGTCCCAGAACGGCCCGCATCGCACATTCAAAGCCGTCCAACATTCCGGGAACGCGTACGCCGGGCTCGCGCGCGACATCCTCAGCCAGTGATTTGTCGCGCGCCAAATGCGCGTCCACCGCGCTCATTTCCGCATCGAGATCGAAGGCGCCGCGAACCCCGGAAACGAGCGGCCGCAATTGCGGTGCGAGATTTTCCGATAGCGTTAGCGAAAGCCCTTTTGGGCCCATGCCGATTTCGATCCAGCCCGCGACGCCGCCGATGCTCAAAGTGCGCGCGTAGCGTTTGTCATCAGCGCGCTCGATCCCGTGCAACGCCCGTAAGCGCAAGAAGGCGAGCATCGGCGCGAAACTGTATTCGCCGCGCGGGCTCAGCGAGACGGTGAAGCTTTCGCCGCGCACGATCTGCTTGCGCCCGCGCATCTTCGTCGGCGGCATGCCATATCGATCCTTGAGCGCCGCATTGAAACGCCGCAACGAACGGAAGCCAGACGCGAACGCAATCTCGGTGACAGGCAAGGCTGTCTCATTCAGAAGCCGCCGCGCCGCAAGCAAGCGGCCGGTTTGCGCGATCTGAATCGGGCTCGCGCCGAACGACGCGTTCATTACCCGCCGCAAATGCCGCGCCGTGACGCCCAAATCATCCGCGAGAGCCTCGAGCCCTTTCTCTTCAAGCACGCCCGCTTCGATGCGCGCGTACGCAGCGGCGGCCAGGCGCGCAGGCGCATCGATGGGCGCCAAGCCGGGCGCGCGCTCGGGGCGACAGAGCAAGCATGGCCGGAAGCCCGCGGCCTCGGCGGCGGCGGCGGACGGCCAGAAGGTTCGGTTCTGCCGTTTGGGCGTGCGCGCAGGGCAAATGCAGCGGCAATAGATGCCCGTCGAGGTTACCCCCACGTAGAACCGGCCATCGAAACGGCGATCCCTGGCGTCGCACGCGGCATGGCAAATTTCAGCGTCGAACATGAGCCGAATATGGGCGGTTTCGGTCCCGCCGTCTCGCCGGAATCGGACCCCTTCTCTACGGCGCCTTGACCGCATGAAGCGGGCGACGGACGCTTGAACGAGGGAGGCGTGATGACTGCGAGCTTTAGAGCGGGCGTGGCGGCGCTGGCGGCGCTGGTGATGCTTGGGGCAAACGCCACGGCGCAAAGCGTGGACGCCGCGCGGCCAAACATCGTCGTCATCGTCATCGACGATGCGGGCTTTACCGACCTTGGCGTTTATGGCGGCGAAGCGCGTACGCCCAACATCGACGCGCTGGCGCGGCGCGGCGCGCAATTCTCGCGCTATTATAGTTCACCGCTCTGCTCGCCCTCGCGGGCGATGTTGCTCACGGGCGTCGATAGCCATCGCACCGGCCACGCCACGATCGTCGAAGTGCTGCCACCAGAAATGCGCGGACGCCCTGGCTATTCGATGCGGCTTGAACCTGGCGTCACCACGATCGCCGAACGGCTGCGCGACAACGGCTATCGCACCTACGCCACCGGCAAATGGCATCTTGGCCACGGCGAAGGCGATCTTCCGAATTCTCACGGCTTTGAACGTTCGTTCGTGCTTGACGCATCCGGCGCAGACAATTGGGAAGAACGCGCCTACATGCCGTACTACAGAACCGCCGACTGGTTCGAAGATGGCGAACGCGCGCATCTGCCAGAGGATTTCTACTCGAGCAGATTCATCGTCGATCGGATGATCCAATATCTGGACGCCGACGCGCCACGCGCCGCGCAACCGTTCTTTGCTTATCTCGCGTTTCAAGCAGTGCACATCCCTGTTCAGGCGCCGCGCGAGATCACGGCGAACTATCGCGGCGTTTATGATGCCGGGTGGGAAACGTTGCGCACAACACGCTGGCGACGCGCGCAGGAGCTTGGCTTGTTGCCCGCCGCCGCGCCGATAGATCAGGCGCATTCAAGCTTGCGGCGGTGGAGCACGCTGGCTGCCGACGAACAAGCGATCTACGCGCGCAGCATGGAGGTTCACGCCGGGATGCTGGAGGCGATGGATCAGTACATCGGCCGCTTCGTCGCGCATCTGCAAGCCCAAGGGCTCGCAGACAACACGCTCTTCGTCATCACGTCGGACAACGGACCCGAGCCAAGCTTGCCGATTGCGGAACCGGATTTCGTGCGCTGGATGGGTATGACAGGCTATACACGCCGGCTGGACGATTTGGGCGAGCGTGGCTCCTTCGTGTTCATCGGACCGGAATGGGCCAACGCCACCGCGACAGGCGCTTTGTTCAAGTTCACGTCCGCCGAAGGCGGCGTGCACACGCCCTTCATCATCGCCGGGCCAGGCATCGCGCCGCAGCGGGTAGACGCGCGCGCGTTCGTCACCGACATCGCGCCCACTTTGCTGGAGCGCGCCGGCGTCGCACCCGCTGCGCCAACGATGGATGGAGTCAGCCTCAATCCGGTGCTGAGCGGCGCATCGGCCTTCGTGCGTGATGCACAAACACCGTTGGGCATCGAAGTTTCCGGCCACTCGGCGCTTTATCGCGGCGACTACAAATTGCTGCGCACGCCCGCACCGCTCGGCGATGGCTCATGGCGATTGTTCAACATCGCGCTTGATCCCGGCGAGACCAACGATCTCGCGGCGCAATCACCGGACCTCGCCGCCTCGATGCTGGCGGACTACGAGGCCTACGCGGCACGGGTCGGCGTGCTGGAATTGCCGCCAGGCTACGACGTGCAACGCCAAGTGGTCCACAATGTGCGGATGAAGCAGCTCGAGCACTATTGGTGGGTGCTCGCGCTTGGCGCGCTCGCCGTTCTTGGGCTGCTTTATGTGCTCGTGCGTTTGGCTTCGCGCATGTTTCGCCGGAAACCCGCGTAACTAAGCGGCTTCGCGGCTCAGCATAGTGTAGCGCTTCAAATGATGGTCGACGTTGCCGAACGTGGCGTCGAACATGGTCGCGCGTTTGAAGTAGTGTCCCACGCGCATTTCGTCGGTAACGCCCATGCCGCCATGCGTTTGTACCGCCGATTGGCCGGCAAAACGCCCGGCGCGACCAATCGACACTTTCGCAGCCGATACCGCCTTCGCGCGCTCCAGGTCGGGAGCGTCGAGTTTGATGGTGGCGAAGAGCGCGATCGACACGCTCTCCTCGGCGGCCATGAACATGTCGACCAAACGGTGCTGCAACACTTGGAATTCAGCGATCGGGCGTCCGAATTGCTTGCGGGTCTTGGCGTAGTCCTGCGTGAGCTGATGCATCATGCGCAAACCGCCCACCTGCTCGTTGCAATACGCAACGTTGGCTTCGTCGACGATGCGCTCAACCAATGGCGACGCTTCGCCGGCAGCGCCGATCAGATGCTCAGCGCCGACGCTGACGTTTTCGAAATACACTTCCGAGGCGCGCGTGCCGTCCATGTTGGTGTAGTCGCGCGTGGTTACGCCCTTGGCGCTTTTCGGCACGAGAAAAAGCGACACGCCTTTGGCCTCACGTTGGCCGCCGCCGCTGCGCGCCGTCACCAGCAGGTGATCGGCCTGCGGTGCGCCGAGGACGACTGCTTTCTGGCCGCTGAGCGTAAAGCCTGCGCCGTCCTTCTTGGCGCTTGTGGTGACATCGGTGAGCGACCAGCGGCTTTTGGGTTCGGCTTGGGCGAAAGCGATGATGCGCTCGCCGCCGGCGATCGCAGTCAGGTGCTCTTCCTTCTGAGCGGCGCTACCGGCGTGCTTCAGCGCGCCAGCGCCCAGCACGACCGTCGGCACGTAAGGCTCAACGACGAGCGCTTTGCCGAATTCTT
This window encodes:
- a CDS encoding possible NADH oxidoreductase, yielding MTDLPADNLTMLTLVKEVGELEISLVRQPMPQPRDHEVLVKVLATPINPSDLGLLVGAADVRTARASSRDGLPVIVADISPAGMRAMAGRVGEAMPIGNEGCGTVVKAGAAPEAQALLGKTVALLGGGMYAQYRCLPAAMCMELPAGVDPADGASCFVNPLTSLAFTEVMRRDGHTALVHTAAASNLGQMLVKICAKDAIPLVNIVRSAEQVALLKGIGANYVLDSTSDSFVEDLISALTETGATLGFDAIGGGKLAGQILGAMEAAATKRMATYSRYGSDTFKHVYIYGGLDMNPTTLTRGFGFSWSLSGFLLTPFMAKAEPQVVARMRKRVVDELTTTFKSHYSHQISLAEALDPTVLAAFNAKRTGEKYLIRP
- a CDS encoding ADA regulatory protein — protein: MAPIDAPARLAAAAYARIEAGVLEEKGLEALADDLGVTARHLRRVMNASFGASPIQIAQTGRLLAARRLLNETALPVTEIAFASGFRSLRRFNAALKDRYGMPPTKMRGRKQIVRGESFTVSLSPRGEYSFAPMLAFLRLRALHGIERADDKRYARTLSIGGVAGWIEIGMGPKGLSLTLSENLAPQLRPLVSGVRGAFDLDAEMSAVDAHLARDKSLAEDVAREPGVRVPGMLDGFECAMRAVLGQQVTVAGARTLTERLVTKFGASFERTTDGLDRLFPSAARLAEAGAREIATIGLPMKRAETLHRLAVASVDGRLPLARGAIAPGRAALAAIAGIGPWTVEYVALRALGDPDAYPATDIALINALGRKGETLEHLKPWRAYAAIRLWRRAVKKGMRT
- a CDS encoding oxidoreductase, whose amino-acid sequence is MSQIRFDDQVVIVTGAGGGLGRAHALEFARRGAKVVVNDLGGSLDGSGGGSPSAEAVVAEIKAAGGEAIADGASVTDDKGVANLVQRTMDQWGRIDILIANAGILRDKSFSKMEIADFEVVMNVHLMGTVKPTKAVWEIMKAQNYGRIVVTTSSTGLYGNFGQANYGAAKLSLVGFMNTMKLEGSKNDIRVNAISPVAATRMTENLMPPQMLDALKPEFVTPGVIHLASRDAPNGAILTAGAGVFALTQIYETDGIAIPTASLTAEAVRDSWAKISDPTGHEAYSAGGGQTQKFMRKLSGG
- a CDS encoding tolA protein yields the protein MTATLLLIAAVQLVAFGVGFALLWRKLGRTENELLRLRRVVESMELDRAVPKRSRAKAEAALAVGGQARARAPEPDVDLEWRAPVSRLRPETPPLVVVDDHDEEPSWFNPARQFIAIAVALAALPLAGLPFGLTLAELTPAGLLIAAALAFAGLREDWNAAAWVAAAAGIGWAAAALTTGDALVAPALFSASAALAGAGGLTHLVLRESQRGAVLAAGMSVALLWLCAIAGVIGPAGLALASLIIASALLGARKLRFEPMLHAAFAAAGVALFVLSAQESAAIWFTPAAALAGMLFLAIAFVRVPQLGARGGSVAGAGAAASMFAVGALYVSQHGLANPWAASAGFVALAGAFGGIIALAAQRRGRDVQRLKLTLWVLGFSAFAALASAIFIVAPPPLAATLMAALALGFAALDLRVPTLAWRAAAIASLVVAALAASTSAQSFASAFPIWPRWALLIAAFAAPAALAAAAAYLARPRARLSADVYETFAILGAIGAGALALRLAFTAATPEMLTLSFLEAGAQIALLSLAALALAANNRRELGGLAFVLALALGAVASTFWLTPHWLEQPLATLAPYGFALMAAPLWAHWAFWRSRAAHTRTRVSFSAAALASAAFVTLEIVNARDAIATPGVDWLTVGASSLAFAIALGGSFAPHVVSSARPRYLRRR
- a CDS encoding glutathione S-transferase yields the protein MKLYIAPYAPNPRRVIMFIAEKSISSIETVSINLQEGQHRTDAFKAKSPLSQIPVLELDDGRCLTESRAICTYIEALIPDPNLMGVDAFERAHIEMWDRRMELLFSVPLMMWVRHGNPMLAAVERNQTAEVASFNQGQAMRMAKWLNSELASREWIAGDRFTIADITAVCGVDFAKMNRWRPGDDLPHLKRWRDAIATRAAGQVAA
- a CDS encoding nucleoside permease NupC; translation: MSPGACIRRRLAATMCAGKSGVGLLTYSLENARSLLAIVVIIFIAWLLSENKKRFPILMVLGALGLQAGLVLLLFAVPATRGALGSIGYVISGLADATSHGAQFVFGFLAGGPQPYAIAEGQQAPFIFGFRVLPVILVICTLAAVLWHWGILRVITELFGRVFSRVLGLSGQLAFAVSANIFMGMIESAMVVRAYLSKLTRAELFTLMCVGLANVSGSTMVAYVLILGDVLPNAAGHVLVASIISAPAGVLLAQVMIPEEPGRIKSQDYTSDLKYSGTMDAIARGVHDGTMVVVNVAAFLIAFVSLVWIVNNMLAFAPPINGEPVTLQSLFGYAFAPVAYGIGIPWEDAQTAGRILGTKLFLTEFVAFIDLGQVPVGAIADRSRMILTYAVCGFANVASIGILSGGFTALMPERRDEILSLAWRALLPGFMATLMTASVVAALPAGVFGTAQ
- a CDS encoding methylated-DNA--protein-cysteine methyltransferase, producing the protein MISAVHQSPVGELTLYSDGAALTGIEFEEPKYPLEPAPRGDDKIIAQARRELDAYFAGKLKAFGVALAPRGTPFQQQVWMALRKIPYGATRSYGQQAQAIGSPKASRAVGLANGKNPIPIIVPCHRVIGASGSLTGFGGGLERKKFLLDLEQGAVRLGC